One window of Thalassovita mediterranea genomic DNA carries:
- a CDS encoding M48 family metallopeptidase, which translates to MGRFIVILLGLAGLAFYYFTNQEVNPFSGEREFNAISISQASELGAQSYAQILQQERSNVLCLDRCQSEVARDVVDEVRAIGERLQRAAVEYERDLLAAGWDFTPVSEDFAWTYNVIQSDQPNAFCLPGGYVAVYTGILDVTGNFDGQVTLADLEDPDKLAVVMGHEIGHAMAHHGAKRMSQSQLAQLGMAAVSVGVGDMDPGQRQMVLGAMGVAAQGGMMAFSRQHETEADRIGLELLVRACYDPREAPELWERMGSLGGGQRPPEWMSTHPASETRAQNFRDWMPEYVEMYEANCGPLR; encoded by the coding sequence TTGGGACGTTTCATTGTTATTCTTCTCGGGCTGGCGGGGCTCGCCTTCTATTATTTCACCAATCAGGAAGTGAACCCTTTTTCGGGTGAGCGGGAATTCAATGCGATCTCGATCTCGCAGGCGAGTGAGCTCGGCGCGCAATCCTATGCGCAGATCCTGCAGCAGGAACGGTCGAACGTGCTCTGCCTTGATCGCTGCCAGAGCGAGGTCGCCCGGGACGTTGTGGATGAAGTGCGTGCCATTGGCGAGCGCCTGCAGCGCGCCGCCGTGGAATATGAGCGCGATCTTCTGGCAGCCGGGTGGGACTTCACCCCCGTCTCAGAGGATTTCGCGTGGACCTATAATGTCATCCAGTCTGATCAGCCCAACGCCTTCTGCCTGCCGGGCGGCTATGTCGCCGTCTATACGGGCATCCTTGATGTGACCGGCAATTTCGACGGGCAGGTGACGCTGGCCGACCTTGAGGACCCGGACAAGCTGGCCGTCGTCATGGGCCATGAGATCGGTCACGCCATGGCGCATCACGGCGCCAAGCGGATGAGCCAGAGCCAGCTTGCACAGCTCGGCATGGCAGCCGTCAGCGTCGGTGTTGGCGATATGGACCCCGGCCAGCGCCAGATGGTGCTGGGGGCGATGGGTGTCGCGGCGCAGGGCGGTATGATGGCCTTCTCGCGCCAGCATGAGACCGAAGCCGATCGCATTGGCCTCGAGCTGCTTGTGCGGGCCTGCTATGACCCCCGTGAGGCACCAGAGCTGTGGGAGCGTATGGGCTCTCTCGGCGGCGGTCAGCGCCCGCCTGAATGGATGTCGACCCACCCGGCCTCAGAGACCCGCGCGCAGAATTTCCGCGACTGGATGCCGGAATATGTCGAAATGTATGAGGCCAATTGCGGCCCGCTTCGCTAG
- a CDS encoding SPASM domain-containing protein — protein MQSIYWVLTWACHRKCKHCYDDRFRPYVRDALKNVVAEGQTSYERILANLPDDMSWADPQNGTRERTNLILAGGELLIDGVREELFYPVLRAIRARWGAKAPKISMQMTGDVLTPQILDECLELGVESIAIASIDDFHVGMKGEKKFRFMQEIRELMASRGVSEVSLGGAKSKKLNMPAQQEKRPDGPTFLFFGAQEDLWIGELWPRGRAWANGLSNAGYDTNFCARWSGGKNFLHLGQAGSEVAIEPDGSIYPCCLKTKAPLGKLTEERLEDILTSVGTLPEIQAINRGAPDAMIEDADAFRAMSSAVDGAGRTVENMCIGCDRYFETTLGPKLKALREERLAALAS, from the coding sequence ATGCAGTCTATCTACTGGGTCCTTACCTGGGCCTGCCATCGCAAGTGCAAGCACTGTTATGACGACCGTTTCCGGCCCTATGTGCGCGATGCCCTGAAGAATGTCGTCGCCGAGGGACAGACCTCGTATGAGCGTATCCTCGCCAATCTGCCCGACGATATGAGCTGGGCTGACCCGCAAAACGGCACGCGTGAGCGCACAAACCTTATCCTTGCAGGCGGCGAACTGTTGATCGACGGGGTGCGCGAAGAGTTGTTCTATCCAGTCCTGCGGGCGATCAGGGCGCGCTGGGGGGCGAAGGCGCCGAAAATCTCCATGCAGATGACAGGTGATGTGCTGACGCCGCAAATCCTCGATGAATGCCTCGAGCTTGGGGTGGAGAGCATCGCCATCGCCTCCATCGACGATTTCCACGTCGGCATGAAAGGCGAGAAGAAATTCCGCTTCATGCAGGAGATAAGGGAGCTGATGGCGTCGCGCGGCGTCAGCGAAGTGTCTTTGGGCGGGGCGAAATCGAAGAAGCTGAACATGCCAGCACAACAGGAAAAGCGTCCCGATGGGCCGACCTTCCTGTTCTTCGGGGCTCAGGAAGATCTCTGGATCGGGGAGCTTTGGCCGCGTGGGCGGGCCTGGGCCAATGGCCTTTCCAATGCGGGCTATGATACGAATTTCTGCGCGCGCTGGTCTGGTGGCAAGAACTTCCTCCACCTTGGGCAAGCCGGCTCAGAAGTGGCCATCGAGCCTGACGGGTCGATTTATCCGTGTTGTCTCAAGACCAAGGCCCCGCTTGGCAAGCTGACCGAGGAGCGGCTCGAGGACATCCTGACCAGCGTCGGAACGCTGCCAGAGATACAGGCGATCAATCGCGGCGCGCCGGACGCCATGATCGAGGATGCCGACGCCTTCCGTGCCATGTCTAGCGCGGTCGACGGGGCAGGGCGAACCGTCGAGAATATGTGCATCGGCTGTGACCGCTATTTCGAGACGACGCTTGGGCCGAAGCTGAAAGCGCTGCGCGAAGAGCGGTTGGCGGCGCTGGCAAGCTGA
- a CDS encoding GFA family protein, with product MKHPDLPAEGGCRCGAVRFQVTQPPLITMACHCTGCQRMSGSAFSTSVAFPAEGFEVIRGEPVIGGLKRPDLPHFFCPDCMSWMFTRPAALDFMVNVRATLFDKTGWYTPFVETQTAEKLSWAETGAPHGFERFPGPDDMGPLIEAYAKAAAAAA from the coding sequence ATGAAACATCCCGACCTCCCCGCTGAAGGCGGATGCCGCTGCGGCGCAGTCCGCTTCCAAGTCACGCAGCCGCCGCTCATCACAATGGCCTGCCACTGCACGGGCTGCCAGAGAATGTCGGGAAGCGCCTTCTCCACCAGCGTTGCCTTCCCGGCGGAAGGCTTCGAAGTCATCAGGGGCGAGCCGGTCATTGGCGGGCTGAAGCGACCCGACCTCCCGCACTTCTTCTGTCCTGACTGCATGAGCTGGATGTTTACGCGGCCTGCCGCGCTCGACTTCATGGTCAATGTCCGCGCGACCCTGTTCGATAAGACAGGATGGTACACGCCCTTCGTCGAAACCCAGACGGCCGAAAAGCTCAGCTGGGCCGAGACCGGCGCGCCGCACGGCTTTGAGCGCTTTCCAGGACCTGACGATATGGGCCCGCTGATCGAGGCTTATGCAAAAGCGGCGGCCGCAGCCGCCTAG
- a CDS encoding 2OG-Fe(II) oxygenase, giving the protein MGDNRIGAIADDLATKGWSWQPGLLPDALTSALRAELIARDAASDLGPAGIGREDDFHVDRSVRRTRITWFDGSTPAQQDFRSWTETLRNALNRELMLGLFEMEVCFAVYPPGGFYDRHLDSFAGARNRVVSLVAYLNEDWDEGRGGALAVWDEGAGEEDAPAARIIPQPGGVVLMLSEAIPHEVEVTQETRYGLAGWWRVNQSGVGRIDPLS; this is encoded by the coding sequence GTGGGGGACAATCGTATCGGCGCCATTGCCGACGATCTCGCAACCAAAGGATGGAGCTGGCAGCCCGGCCTGCTCCCGGATGCGCTGACATCGGCGCTGCGCGCTGAACTCATCGCCCGCGATGCAGCCTCTGACCTTGGCCCTGCAGGTATAGGCCGTGAGGACGACTTCCATGTCGACCGCTCTGTCCGGCGCACGCGCATCACCTGGTTCGATGGCTCGACGCCAGCCCAGCAGGACTTCCGCAGCTGGACCGAAACGCTCCGCAATGCGCTCAACCGCGAACTGATGCTCGGCCTGTTCGAGATGGAAGTCTGCTTTGCCGTCTACCCGCCCGGCGGCTTCTATGACCGCCACCTCGACAGTTTTGCAGGCGCGCGAAACCGCGTTGTCTCCCTTGTCGCCTATCTCAACGAAGACTGGGACGAGGGTCGCGGCGGTGCATTGGCAGTGTGGGATGAAGGCGCAGGCGAGGAGGACGCCCCCGCCGCCCGCATCATTCCGCAGCCGGGCGGCGTCGTTCTGATGCTGTCAGAAGCCATCCCACACGAAGTCGAAGTCACGCAGGAAACCCGCTACGGTCTTGCCGGCTGGTGGCGCGTCAACCAGTCCGGCGTCGGCCGCATCGATCCGCTGAGCTAA
- a CDS encoding prolyl oligopeptidase family serine peptidase, producing MFYKTSALAGVAAAALISAPFASAQEAMAPTTAERVTEGNLVMENIPDIPEAVSEKLRQYQNVRTHGFADWTDEGVLIATRFGEVSQIHQVKTPLGARRQVTFYDEPIGGASVSPAGGSFVFSKDTGGDEFYQGYLFDMASGGVTRFTEAGTRNGGYVWTDDGSQVFFYEARDGDADYDLKMGNPADPASIETVFEGDGTGALFPVDFSADGSMVTIQRYISIQDSDIFTFNVATGEMTEIRPGEEVAYDGLHFLPDGSLLTSTDAGSEFKNLVRLVPGSDEMTVYTTDIDWDVEGYDLSPDGSTVVFTVNEGGLGTIKLLDIESGEVTDGPDLPTGIAAGPQFDSTGSRVGFTFVGATSPADAWSFDVETLELTRWTEAEVGGLDTAAFVEPEMFDYPNADGMDIPAFVYRPAGEGPYPVILSIHGGPEGQSRPYFSSTYQYWANELGAAVVVPNVRGSAGYGKTYVSLDNGLNRKKSVEDIGALLDWIDGQGDLDSDRVLVYGGSYGGYMVLASMVDYNDRLAGGIDIVGISDFKTFLENTKGYRRDLRRAEYGDERDPEIAAFFEEISPLNNASEITKPLFIIQGANDPRVPASEAEQILEAVRQNGGEAWFLLAMDEGHGFAKKSNRDFQREAETLFLQDVLELDGAE from the coding sequence ATGTTCTACAAGACATCCGCCCTTGCCGGTGTGGCTGCGGCAGCGCTCATCTCGGCCCCTTTCGCCAGCGCACAGGAGGCGATGGCGCCGACGACTGCCGAACGCGTGACCGAAGGCAACCTTGTCATGGAGAATATTCCGGACATCCCGGAAGCGGTGAGTGAGAAGCTTCGCCAGTATCAGAATGTGCGCACGCACGGCTTTGCCGACTGGACCGATGAGGGCGTGCTGATCGCCACCCGCTTTGGCGAGGTCAGCCAGATCCACCAGGTGAAGACGCCGCTTGGGGCGCGCCGTCAGGTGACCTTCTACGATGAACCTATTGGCGGCGCATCCGTCAGCCCGGCTGGCGGCAGCTTTGTCTTCTCGAAGGATACAGGCGGCGATGAGTTCTATCAGGGCTACCTTTTCGACATGGCGAGCGGCGGCGTCACGCGGTTTACCGAAGCGGGCACGCGCAATGGCGGCTATGTGTGGACCGATGATGGCTCGCAGGTCTTCTTCTACGAAGCCCGCGATGGAGACGCCGACTACGACCTGAAAATGGGCAATCCGGCTGACCCAGCCAGCATTGAGACCGTGTTCGAGGGCGACGGCACAGGCGCGCTCTTCCCGGTCGATTTTTCCGCCGATGGCAGCATGGTGACCATCCAGCGCTACATCTCCATCCAGGACAGCGACATCTTCACTTTCAATGTCGCAACAGGTGAGATGACTGAAATACGCCCCGGTGAGGAAGTTGCCTATGATGGCCTGCACTTCCTGCCAGATGGCAGCCTGCTGACCTCCACCGATGCAGGCTCGGAGTTCAAGAACCTGGTCCGCCTCGTGCCGGGGTCTGATGAGATGACTGTCTACACCACCGATATCGATTGGGACGTCGAAGGCTATGACCTGTCCCCGGATGGCAGCACGGTTGTATTTACGGTCAATGAGGGCGGTCTCGGCACGATCAAGTTGCTCGATATTGAGAGCGGCGAGGTGACCGACGGCCCAGACCTTCCGACGGGGATTGCGGCCGGCCCGCAATTTGACAGCACGGGCAGCCGCGTCGGCTTTACCTTTGTTGGTGCGACCAGCCCAGCTGATGCCTGGTCCTTCGATGTCGAGACGCTGGAGCTGACCCGCTGGACCGAAGCCGAAGTCGGCGGGCTTGATACTGCCGCCTTCGTCGAGCCGGAGATGTTCGACTATCCGAACGCTGACGGCATGGATATTCCGGCCTTCGTCTATCGCCCGGCAGGCGAGGGGCCTTATCCGGTCATCTTGTCGATCCATGGCGGGCCTGAAGGCCAGTCGCGGCCTTACTTCTCCTCGACCTATCAGTATTGGGCGAACGAACTTGGCGCGGCCGTCGTCGTGCCGAACGTCCGTGGCTCTGCCGGTTATGGCAAGACCTATGTGAGCCTCGACAATGGCCTAAACCGCAAGAAGTCGGTCGAGGATATCGGCGCGCTGCTCGACTGGATCGATGGGCAGGGCGACCTCGATAGCGACCGCGTGCTGGTCTATGGCGGCTCCTATGGCGGCTATATGGTTCTGGCCTCGATGGTCGATTACAATGACCGCCTCGCCGGCGGCATCGACATTGTCGGTATCTCTGACTTCAAGACCTTCCTTGAGAACACCAAGGGATATCGCCGCGACCTTCGCCGCGCCGAATATGGCGATGAGCGTGACCCGGAGATTGCGGCCTTCTTTGAGGAGATTTCCCCGCTGAACAATGCAAGCGAGATCACCAAGCCGCTCTTCATCATTCAGGGCGCCAACGATCCGCGCGTGCCAGCATCCGAAGCTGAGCAGATCCTTGAAGCGGTCCGCCAGAATGGCGGCGAGGCGTGGTTCCTGCTCGCCATGGATGAAGGCCACGGCTTTGCCAAGAAGTCGAACCGTGACTTCCAGCGCGAGGCCGAAACCCTGTTCCTTCAGGATGTGCTGGAGCTGGACGGCGCTGAGTAA